A window of Burkholderiales bacterium genomic DNA:
GAACTCATGCCCGGAGAGCGCTGGAGCTACCGGCAGGAGAGCCTCTACACGGGGCGTTCCCTAGGGAGTTTTGCCGTCGCGGTGCGGGAAGCGGGGCGGGAGGGGGCGGTGCTCGAGCTCGCGGGCGACGGGCCCGCCGCGTCGGTCTCCCAGGCCCCGAGCGGGATGCCCCTCCAACGATGGGTGGCGGACGGCCGGATGCTGATCCATGCCTCGCCCGGGGCCCTCATCCGCTTCCCCCTGGAAGCCGGGCGCTGCTGGAACGCCCGGGTCGTCCTCCGGGATCTCCACGGCGGCCCGCCGGTGGAGGCCTCGGTTGACGCCTGCGTCGCGGGCATGGAGAAAATCTCGACCCCGGCGGGCAGCTTCGACGCCTACGTGATCCGGCGCTCCCTCTACTTCCTGGAGCGGCCGTGGTGGCGCAGCGAGGTCCGGCTCTACGAGACCGACTGGTATGCGCCCCAGGCCAAGGCGGTGGTGCGAACCGAGTACGACTCCATTTTTACCGACTACTTCCGCCAGGCCCGGGGCGGGGCCGAAGTGCCCGGGGAAAAGGTGCGGATCGAGCTAGCGGCCCGCACCCAGGAGGGGTAAACCCATGCGGCGCATCCTGCTGCTGCTTCCCACCACCTCCTACCGCAACGAAGCCTTCGCCGCCGCGGCGCGCCGGCTCGGCTTGGAGGTGATCGCCGCCGCCGACTACTGCCACCGGCTCGCCCCCGGGTGGGGGCTGCCTCCGCGCATGGCGGTGCGCTTCGACCGGCCGGAGGCGGCGGCCCGGACCATCCTGGCCGGGCTGGGCGAGCGGCCGGACGCGGTGCTGGCGGTGGACGACGCCGGCCTGGAGCTCGCCGCCGTGCTCTCCGAACGGCTGGGGCTCCCCGCCAATCCCCCGGAGGCGGTGCGGCGGCTGCGGGACAAACTCGCCTTCCGCGCGCTGCTCAGCTCAAGCGGACTCCCCTGCCCGCGCTTCGCCCACCTGGCCGCCAGCGCCGACCCCCTGACCCTCCTCGCCGCCCTGGACCTGCCCGTGGTGGTCAAGGCCCGGCGGCTCTCGGCGAGCCGCGGGGTGATCCGGGCCGACGACGCCCCGGGCCTCGCGGCCGCCGTGGAGCGAGTGCGGGCGATCCAGCGCCGGGCCGACCGGGACGCCGAACGCCTGGGGCTCCTGGTGGAGGAGTTCATTCCCGGGAGCGAGCACGCCCTGGAAGGCCTCCTGGAAGACGGGCGACTCCGGATCCTGGCCCTGTTCGACAAGCCGGATCCGCTCGATGGCCCGTACTTCGAGGAAACGATCCTGGTCACGCCGTCGCGGCTCGCGCCGGAAGTGCAACGCCGCATCGCCGAAACGGTGGAGCGGGCCTGCCGGCTGGCGGGGCTCGTCACCGGGCCGGTTCACGCGGAAGCCCGGGTCCGGGGGGACGAAGTGTGGCTGCTGGAGATCGCCGCCCGCTCCATCGGCGGGCTGTGCGGCCGGGCCCTGACCCAGGCCCTGGGCATGACCCTGGAAGAGCTGGTGCTGCGCCATGCGCTGGGCATGGACGTGCCCGAGCCGCGGACCGAGGATGCCGCCGGCGTCATGATGATCCCCATCCCGCGCCGGGGCATCTTCCGGGCGGTCCACAACGTGGAGGCGGCGCTTAAAGTGCCCGGGGTGACCGAGGTGCGCATCACCGCCCAGCCGGGCCAGGTGCTGGCGCCGCCCCCCGAGGGCAACACCTACCTGGGATTCATCTTCTCCCGGGGAGAGCGCCCGGAAGAGGCGGAGTGGGCCCTACGGCTCGCCCATCTGCAGCTCGCCGTGGAGCTCGCCCCCGGGCACCCAGTCGAGACCGCCCATGACCGGGCCTACTGAGCATCCTAAAAACTTGACGGGCGCTCGTGAACTATCCGGGCTAGCCTTCTGACCTCCCCTTCACGAACTGTTTGGAGAGCACCTTGCCGTTGACGAACTGGATGTGGATCGCCCCGTCCTTGTCCTTCCACACCGACGAGGTGCCGGACAGGTTGCCGAGGCTGAAGCCGGAAGACTCGGTAGGCTCCCCCAGAAAAGCGACCACTTCTTCCTGGGTCATGCCCGCCTTGATCCTGTCGAAGTTCTCCTGGGTGACCTTGGAGCCGCAGGCCGCCAACACGACCAAGGCCGCGGCGAGCAGGAGGCTGCGCCATCCCTTGTAGCTCATCGTGCTTCCTTCCCTCGGGGGAAACTCCTCTGACATCGGTTTTCAACGGCCCTCACTTGAGCAGCCGCACCAGCACCAGGAGCAGCACGGCGCCCAGCACGGCGATCACCAGGCTGCGGAAGTCGAAGCCGGTCACCGTGCCGAAGCCGAGCTGGGTGCCGATAAAGCCGCCGATCAAGGCGCCGGCGATGCCGATGGCGATGGTGACCACGATGCCGCCGATATCCTTGCCCGGTACCAGCAGCTTCGCCACGACCCCCGCCACCAGCCCGAACACGATCCAGGACAGGATACCCATCAGATGCCTCCTTGGCCCGAAACCTCGCCATTGCCGGCCGGACCACGGGGGCGCCAGCCGCAAAAGGAAGATTAGCACGGGGGAAATTATCACGGCTGGCGCGCCCGGCCCAAGGGCCGGGTCCATGATCCGGAGCTTTAAGGGTTAAAATCCAGGCCTATCCCGTTGCGATGCCCGTCTTTCCCATGTTGAGCCGCGTTTTCGCCGCCGCCGTCAACCACGCCCTCGAGCAGTCGGGCTGGGCCCGGGAGCGGCTGCGCCGCCACGCAGGCAAAGCGGTGCGCTTCGTCGTCGCGCCTTTCGACGCAACCCTTGCGGTGGGAGAGGACGGCTACGTGGTCGCGCCACCGGAGGCAGAGCCGGCCCTCACCCTGCGCCTGTCCCCGTTCCTGCTGCCCCGGCTGCTGCTGGAGGAGGAGGCCGCCTACCGGGAAGTGGAGACCGAAGGCGACGCGGCCCTCGCCGCCGACGTGGCCCACCTGTTCCGTCACTTGCGCTGGGACGTGGAGGAAGACCTGAGCCGCCTGTTCGGCGACGTGCTGGCCCATCGCCTGGCGGAGGGGGGCGCGGCGCTCGCCCGCTGGCCGGCCCAGGCGGCCGAAGGCCTCGCCGGGATGCTGGTGGAATACGCCCGGGAGGAGGAGCCCCTTCTCCCCAAGCGGGAGGAAGTCGCCCGCTTCCTGGCCGACGTGGACACCCTGCGGGACGACGTGGAGCGCCTGGAGAAGCGGATCGAGCGGCTGGAAGGCGAAGCCGGGAAAGGTTCCAGCGCTTGACGGTTCCGCTGCTCACCCCGAGCCCCCATCCGCCCGGGGCTGCCCGGCGGCCGCGCCCCCTGTCCCCTCCCGCCGACTCCCTTACTCTGCCATGCGGTTCGCGCGGCTGATCAAGATCGCCTGGGTAATCCAGCGCTTCGGCCTGGACGAGTTCATCCTGGGCCACGAGCGCTTCCGCTGGCTGCGGGGGCTGGTGCGCTTCCTCATGTTCTGGAGGAAGCTGGAGGCGCCCCGGGCGGTGCGCCTGCGCCTGGCCATGGAGGCCCTGGGCCCCATCTTCGTCAAGTTCGGGCAGGTGCTTTCCACCCGCCGGGACCTGCTCCCCGCCGACATCGCCGACGAGCTGGCCAAGCTCCAGGACCAGGTGCCCCCCTTCCCCTCGCCCCAGGTGGAGGAGATCCTGCAGCGCAACTTCCCTCAAGGCTACCGGCAGGTGTTCCGCGAGTTCGATCTCACCCCGGTGGCGAGCGCCTCCGTCGCCCAGGTGCATCTCGCCGTGCTCCACGACGGGACCGAGGCGGCGGTGAAGGTGCTGCGGCCCGGCATCGAGGCAGTGATCGCCAACGATCTGGCCCTCCTCCAGGTGGCCGCCAGCCTGGTGGAGAGCCTGTGGGCCGAGGGCCGCCGACTCAAGCCCCGGCAGGTGGTGGCCGAGTTCGAGCGCCACCTGCACGACGAGCTGGACCTCATGCGGGAGGCGGCCAACTGCAGCCAGTTGCGCCGTAACTTCGAGCACTCGCCCCTGCTGCAGGTGCCCGAGGTGTACTGGGACTACTGTTCCAGCGAAGTGATGGTGATGGAGCGCATGCACGGCATCCCCATCAGCCAGGTGGAGAGGCTTAAGGCGCAAGGCATCGACATCCCGCTCCTCGCCCGCGCCGGGGTGGAAATCTTCTTTACCCAGGTGTTCCGCGACGGCTTCTTCCACGCCGACATGCACCCGGGCAACATCTTCGTGGGCGAGGACGGCCGCTACATCGCCCTGGACTTCGGCATCATGGGTACCCTCACCGAGGTGGACAAGAATTACCTGGCCCAGAACTTCATCGCCTTCTTCCGCCGGGACTACAAGCGGGTCGCCCAGGCCCACGTGGAGGCCGGCTGGGTGCCCCGGGAGACCCGGGTGGAGGAGTTCGAGGCGGCGATCCGCACCGTGTGCGAGCCCATCTTCGCCCGCCCCCTCAAGGAGATCTCCTTCGGCAAGCTCCTGGTGCGGCTGTTCCAGGTGGCGCGCCGCTTCAACGTGGAGGTGCAGCCCCAGCTCGTGCTCCTACAGAAGACCCTGCTCAACATCGAGGGCCTGGGCCGGCAGCTCGACCCGGACCTGGACCTGTGGAAGACGGCCAAGCCCTTCCTCGAGCGCTGGATGAGCGAGCAGGTGGGCCCCCGGGCCCTGGTGCGCCACCTGCGGGAGGAATCCACCCGCTGGCCGGCCCTCCTGCCCCAGTTGCCTCGGCTCGCCCACCGGGCCCTCACCCGGGCGGCCGATCCCCCCGCCCCTTCCCAGCTCGCCCGGCTGCTGGAGGAGCAGAAGCGCCAGAGCCGGCGTCTCGCCTGGCTCGCCCTCCTGCTCGCCGCCCTGCTGGGGCT
This region includes:
- a CDS encoding phosphoribosylglycinamide synthetase, which encodes MRRILLLLPTTSYRNEAFAAAARRLGLEVIAAADYCHRLAPGWGLPPRMAVRFDRPEAAARTILAGLGERPDAVLAVDDAGLELAAVLSERLGLPANPPEAVRRLRDKLAFRALLSSSGLPCPRFAHLAASADPLTLLAALDLPVVVKARRLSASRGVIRADDAPGLAAAVERVRAIQRRADRDAERLGLLVEEFIPGSEHALEGLLEDGRLRILALFDKPDPLDGPYFEETILVTPSRLAPEVQRRIAETVERACRLAGLVTGPVHAEARVRGDEVWLLEIAARSIGGLCGRALTQALGMTLEELVLRHALGMDVPEPRTEDAAGVMMIPIPRRGIFRAVHNVEAALKVPGVTEVRITAQPGQVLAPPPEGNTYLGFIFSRGERPEEAEWALRLAHLQLAVELAPGHPVETAHDRAY
- a CDS encoding lipoprotein; amino-acid sequence: MSYKGWRSLLLAAALVVLAACGSKVTQENFDRIKAGMTQEEVVAFLGEPTESSGFSLGNLSGTSSVWKDKDGAIHIQFVNGKVLSKQFVKGRSEG
- a CDS encoding membrane protein, with amino-acid sequence MGILSWIVFGLVAGVVAKLLVPGKDIGGIVVTIAIGIAGALIGGFIGTQLGFGTVTGFDFRSLVIAVLGAVLLLVLVRLLK
- the ubiB gene encoding putative protein kinase UbiB, whose translation is MRFARLIKIAWVIQRFGLDEFILGHERFRWLRGLVRFLMFWRKLEAPRAVRLRLAMEALGPIFVKFGQVLSTRRDLLPADIADELAKLQDQVPPFPSPQVEEILQRNFPQGYRQVFREFDLTPVASASVAQVHLAVLHDGTEAAVKVLRPGIEAVIANDLALLQVAASLVESLWAEGRRLKPRQVVAEFERHLHDELDLMREAANCSQLRRNFEHSPLLQVPEVYWDYCSSEVMVMERMHGIPISQVERLKAQGIDIPLLARAGVEIFFTQVFRDGFFHADMHPGNIFVGEDGRYIALDFGIMGTLTEVDKNYLAQNFIAFFRRDYKRVAQAHVEAGWVPRETRVEEFEAAIRTVCEPIFARPLKEISFGKLLVRLFQVARRFNVEVQPQLVLLQKTLLNIEGLGRQLDPDLDLWKTAKPFLERWMSEQVGPRALVRHLREESTRWPALLPQLPRLAHRALTRAADPPAPSQLARLLEEQKRQSRRLAWLALLLAALLGLQLAAFFYL